A region from the Pseudonocardia petroleophila genome encodes:
- a CDS encoding RNA polymerase sigma factor, whose translation MTDEPDRALARRFLAGDPAALRELWDLHGRTVYGFALRCLRSHHDAEDVTQQVFVRAWRSRSTYDPGLGRPGAWLMGITRRQVADRLTARTRDHEVMNRAARAGVDLAGSHGHPRGVPDRVVEAVVVADELNRLPPKQRTVVRLAFFDDLTHQQIATLTGLPLGTVKSHLRRGLERLRQRWEVDGVAPRS comes from the coding sequence ATGACCGACGAGCCCGACCGGGCCCTGGCCAGGAGGTTCCTGGCCGGGGACCCGGCCGCGCTCCGCGAACTGTGGGACCTCCACGGCCGCACGGTGTACGGCTTCGCGCTGCGCTGCCTGCGCAGCCACCACGACGCCGAGGACGTCACCCAGCAGGTGTTCGTCCGCGCCTGGCGCAGCCGCAGCACCTACGATCCGGGGCTGGGCCGACCGGGTGCCTGGCTGATGGGCATCACCCGCCGCCAGGTGGCCGACCGGCTCACGGCCCGGACCCGCGACCACGAGGTCATGAACCGGGCCGCCAGGGCCGGCGTCGACCTCGCCGGCTCCCACGGACACCCCCGGGGTGTTCCGGACCGGGTGGTGGAGGCGGTGGTGGTGGCCGACGAACTGAACCGGTTGCCCCCGAAGCAGCGAACGGTGGTGCGACTGGCCTTCTTCGACGACCTGACGCACCAGCAGATCGCGACGCTGACCGGGCTCCCGCTCGGCACGGTCAAGAGCCATCTCCGGCGCGGGCTGGAACGGTTGCGACAACGGTGGGAGGTCGACGGTGTGGCACCCCGATCCTGA
- a CDS encoding anti-sigma factor: MWHPDPDQLALAALPAEPRDDAVEQHLDACSLCRGHVESLRRTVDLAVAGAADGSEYGDPPEHVWAAITGELHVPAGPVPAPPRVPFLRRAALPAAAALVALVVGLGLGWTTGSAPPQPARLAALGPVDAAEPGAAGTVGIADDRGLRVVVVRVEDTALPAGSDYLEAWLMDASGGGLVSLGALSPDGAGFRGEFSVPPDLPTAAFSTVDVSAERWDGDERHSRVSLLRGELG, from the coding sequence GTGTGGCACCCCGATCCTGACCAGCTCGCGCTCGCCGCGCTGCCCGCCGAGCCCCGTGACGACGCCGTCGAGCAGCACCTCGACGCGTGCTCGCTGTGCCGCGGCCACGTGGAGTCGCTGCGCCGCACCGTCGACCTCGCCGTGGCGGGCGCCGCCGACGGCAGCGAGTACGGCGACCCGCCCGAGCACGTCTGGGCCGCGATCACCGGCGAGCTGCACGTCCCCGCCGGCCCGGTCCCGGCGCCGCCGCGCGTGCCGTTCCTGCGCCGGGCGGCCCTGCCCGCCGCCGCCGCGCTGGTGGCACTGGTCGTGGGCCTCGGCCTGGGCTGGACGACCGGGTCCGCACCGCCGCAGCCGGCGCGGCTCGCCGCGCTCGGCCCCGTGGACGCGGCCGAGCCGGGGGCCGCCGGCACGGTCGGCATCGCCGACGACCGCGGGCTGCGCGTGGTCGTCGTCCGCGTCGAGGACACCGCGCTCCCGGCGGGGAGCGACTACCTCGAGGCCTGGCTGATGGACGCCTCGGGCGGCGGGCTGGTGTCGCTGGGGGCCCTGTCCCCCGACGGCGCCGGCTTCCGCGGGGAGTTCAGCGTCCCGCCGGACCTGCCGACCGCCGCGTTCTCGACGGTCGACGTGTCCGCGGAGCGATGGGACGGCGACGAGCGGCACTCCCGGGTCAGCCTGCTGCGCGGCGAGCTGGGCTGA
- a CDS encoding class F sortase, whose product MLALAGCGGAPGPVATPVADRPPPSSAVASEPGDRVAGPSRVRLASLDVDAEVVDVGVDDRGEMEVPQDVSTVGWYRFGPGPGASSGSAVLSGHVDDRVQGRGAFYRLGELSPGDPVQVELTDGTVTAYVVDRVRRIAKEELPVEELFARDGAPVLTLVTCGGDFDREARSYRENVVVTATPSGDGAA is encoded by the coding sequence CCGGCCGCCCCCGTCGTCGGCGGTGGCGTCCGAGCCCGGTGATCGTGTCGCGGGCCCGTCCCGGGTGCGGTTGGCTTCCCTCGACGTGGACGCCGAGGTCGTCGACGTCGGCGTGGACGACCGGGGCGAGATGGAGGTGCCGCAGGACGTGTCGACCGTCGGCTGGTACCGCTTCGGGCCGGGACCGGGTGCGTCGTCCGGCTCCGCCGTGCTGTCCGGGCACGTCGACGACCGGGTTCAGGGCCGGGGGGCGTTCTACCGCCTCGGCGAGCTCTCCCCCGGCGACCCCGTGCAGGTCGAGCTGACCGACGGCACCGTCACCGCGTACGTCGTCGACCGGGTCCGGCGCATCGCCAAGGAGGAGCTGCCCGTCGAGGAGCTGTTCGCCCGCGACGGCGCGCCGGTGCTCACGCTGGTGACCTGCGGCGGCGACTTCGACCGCGAGGCCCGCTCGTACCGCGAGAACGTGGTGGTCACCGCGACACCCTCGGGTGACGGCGCGGCATGA